In the genome of Timaviella obliquedivisa GSE-PSE-MK23-08B, the window GTACTAATCAATGCCCGATTCGTGCCGCCATGACTGACTACAGCGATCGTTTGCCCTGGATGACGACACAACACCTCTTGCCAAAACTGCTGCGATCGCTCGTAAAGATCGAGCACTGGGAAACTGCGCGTTTGAATAGCAACGGTTGCTCCTCTAGCGGGATTTAAGCTAGGGGCATCTAAACTGGCTACCGCGTTGGGTATCAACTCAAACTCATGCGGACGATGTTTCCAGCACTGATAATCTGCGGCATAGGTTTCCTGCACAAATTGAAAAGACTGCCCTTCCCAACTCTGCAAATCAATCTCGCGCAAACCTGGCTGTACCCACAGAGGAGGGGTAGAAGATAGGTTTCCTAAGATTGCGTCAACGGTTTGCCGAACTCGCTTCAGCGGACTGGTATAAATTGCTGCAATGGGTTCATTCTTGAGGAACTGTCCGACTTGTTTTGCTGTTTGCCAACCCTGTTCAGTTAATACTGAAAGATCTGAACTTCCCTGGTAAAGCTTTTTCTCGTTGAACGTACTGCGCCCATGACGAATTAAGATTACGCGCGTTGTTCTGTTTGTTTCTCTGACATCAACATTCGTCTGTTCTAGCTTAAATAGCGATCGCATTACTACCTCCGTTATTTTTGTTGCGGATAGGATGAACCTTCGCCTGAAGCTGGTAGAGTTGGGCATACTGTCCTTTCAAAGCCATGAGTTCCTGGTGAGTTCCTTGTTCCAGGACTTTGCCTTCTTCAATGTAGAGAATGCGATCGGCTCGTTCGGTTGCTTGTAGATTGTGCGATACCACAAAAGTTGTTTTGCCCTTTGTCAACTGGCTCAATGCCTCGTTGACAATATGCTCACTGTGATTATCTAATCCTGTCGTAGGCTCATCTAAAATTACAATTGGAGCATGACGCACGGCGGCACGGGCGATCGCAATTCGCTGCCGTTGTCCACCTGAAAGAGTTGCCCCGCGCTCACCCAAAATTGTGTCGTATCCCTGCGGCAGCTTCAGAATAAATTCGTGGGCTTTTGCCACGCGAGCCGCGGTTTCAATTTCAGCAGGGGTTGCTTTAAGATTACCGTAGGCAATGTTTTCTCGAACAGTAGAGGCAAACAAAATGCTATCTTGCAATACCACGCTAATCTGACGACGGACTGAATCTACCTTATACTCGCGCAAGTCATGCCCATCTATCAAAATTCTTCCTTCGACAGGATCGTAAAAGCGCAGCAGCAAACTAACCAATGTGGATTTACCACTGCCTGAAGGTCCAACCAAAACAATATGCTCACCCGGTTGCACCATAAAGCTGACACTTTTTAGCGTACCGATACTACCGCTCTCATAAGCAAAGTTCACCTGGTCAAACTGCACCGCTCCCAAAAACGGTGGGGCATCCATTGCGCCTCGCGTATCCTGTATATCTGGAATGGTATCTAAAACATCAATCACTCGTTCACCCGATGCAGTTGCTTTAGCGATCTGCCCCGTGTATTTAGCGAGTTGACGAATGGGTTTAAATGCTGTTTTCAAATAGGTGATAAAAATTAGCAAATCTCCTGCTGTTAAAGCTCCTTGGAGTACGAGTTGAACTCCTTTCCACAGCACCAACGCTACAGCAACCGTGACTAATACTTCCATGGTTCGCTCTAGCCCAGCACTTAATTTCTGGGCTTCGGCATCTTCTTGTAGTCCTTCACGGTTGTGAGTAAAAAAGGTGCTTTCCAGCATGGTCTGCAAAGATAAGGCTTGCACTACTTTAATAGCACTCATTGCCTCAGCCGCAGTGGCAGCCATCGCGCCTTCTCGCTTGCGCTGTCTCCGCACCACTTCTCGGATTTGACGGCTCGTGCGGGTTGTGGAAAACACAAACAAAGGAAAAATAGCGATCGCAATGATCGCCATTTCCCAGTGCAACCAAAACATGACTCCAACCATACCCACTAGCGTTAACGAGCTTGCCAGCAAGGGCAACAGTGCCATGACTGTCACCTCTCGTAGCCGAGTAATATCTTGGGTAACACGAGCGATTAAATCACCTGTTCTTGCCTGATTATGGAAAGAGAGCGACAGGCGTTGCAAATGGCTGTAAAGATCACCCCGTACCTCAGTCATCACGTGGGAGGCAGCGATCGCCATTCCTGCGGTACTGGAATAAGCCGCAGCACCGCGCAGCACCGCTAATCCAATTGAGCCAATTGTTAGCAAAGTTAGCAATACTAGACTCGAAGCTTGCCCAATGACGGGCAGGGTTGGCATAGGGCGATCGACACCAGGCAACAGAATATAGTCAAAAATTATCTTAAGGGGCCAAGGCTCCAACAGCCGCAGCAAGGTTTCAGCCAAAAGTGCCAAAAATGCAAAGATCAACAGCGGTTGCTGCTTGCGAATTTGTGGCGTAAAACGCTGAAGAATTCGACCCATGCTGGGCAATGTCTCTTTTAAGCTGACCGTATGTTTCATTGCGCTTTATGAGAACTGCTTCTGCTATCGATTCGAATTCTTTCATTCTTGAATGAAGTGATAATGAAACGTTTATGAGAAAGCCTTCATGAAAGCAGAAGAGAAAGCGAGGTCGAGCCAAGATGCAAGTCCTACAAACTAGAAGATGAACTAGGAGCAGGGATAAAAGAATTAAACTTTAAGTCGTTTCATCTGTTCTTTGAGCCAGTTCGCAAACATCTCATCCAGTAAGCGCTGTCGCATCGGTTCATCCAACTGTGCAGGTAAAAACTCCTCTAGTCGCACAATTACCCACAAATCTTCAATGCGGGTTGGCGGCATAAGCTGTCTGGGGTAGCTAGCGCGGAGGGTTTGAGCGAGTCTGGAATGAGGAGTACTTAGGAGCGCAGGACCACAATTCTACCTGTCCGCGATTCAGCCCCCTGAGAGTACTGCTAGGCAGGTTCAGCAAGGGGTTGTTCATTGGCTTGTACCCGAAAGTAAAGCTCCCTCGCAACATTGACATCCCGAACTCGAATTAGGGAGTAGATAACCTGATCCAACTGAGACTTGCGCTATAAAAAATAGGATTCTAGATTGTTGCCCCAAGTTGCTTGCTTAAATTTTTCAATTCTCAATTGCCGAGTGATTTAATCGCTTTTGAACTCCTGGCGATCGATGCTCTCGGTCTTCGCGTGTTCGACTTCGGTCTTAATCGAGAAACTTACAGCTGTGCGACCTGCTCCTGCAAGCTGTGCCCCAGATCTTTAATTTGCGCTAAATGTTCGTCAAACTTAATCGTGCGATCGTCTTTGGTTTGGATTGTGTAGACATAGCTCGTTATCTTTGCCAGACGTGTTACAGCGATGAGCAAGGTTTGAATGTCGGAATATGGCAAGATGACAGGCTGAGATTTGCGCTGATCTACTAAGTCGTGCTGGTAAAGGAATACAACATTTTGGGGCGATCGCCATCGCTGCCACGAGCGACGAGCAAAGTAGATTGCCAGAAATGTTGCAGGAATACCCACTAAAAATAAACAACTGATCAACGAGGGCAGAATCATCAAACTCCACATCACAAACAGCCGTTTGGCTTTTCTTTTTGTTTATGCCAGTTAAATTCTCCTAAAATATGACCAAAGGCTTGAGGTGCAGGGGATACAGAATAGTTCATGAATAGACTCCAAATAATTTTCTAGAATGTTGGAATGGTCAGGTAAATGTAGAGATCGGTAGACGCGAGGGAAGCAGATGGAGCAATCTTTTTATGCCACGATCGTCGGTACTTCCATTCCCTTGAATTGAATGAATTCTACGGTGACAAAATCGGCGGCGGTGATCTGGTTGGCTTTCATATTCGAGAGCATTGCAAGTCGCTGATCGCCCACGCCAATCACGGTATTTTTGCCTTGCTGCACAATATCGAGAATTCCAGGGTTCAACTCGATCGACAGACCCAACTTGTCTTTGCCCTTTTGGAAGTCTTTGATCACATCCACACCGCTGTTGAGCGCCAGCACAAAGGTATCTTTGCCGGAACCGCCTGTAAGCGTGTCGCGTCCTGCTCCACCGAAGAGGATGTCGTTGCCTGTACCGCCGTTGAGCTTGTCGTTGCCTGTGCCACCACAGAGAACATCGTTGCCGCCCATACCAGAGAGGGTGTCGTTACCGCCTTCGCCGCAGAGAATGCCACCTAGATTTTGTCCGGTGAGATCTTGGCTGGCGTTGGTGCCCAGAATGAGGGGGGTGTTGTTGGTGAAGCTAGAGGTGGGTGAGGTAAAGGTGTCGTAGTTGATACGGAAGGAGATTCTTGCTCCCTTGTTAGGACTACTAAAAATTGGTGATGGAAAAAGCAACGCACCGTCACCCTCAAAAGTAACGATTTGTCCTTTTGAAAAAGAAGAAAAACTACTACCTGCGGTACCCTTGCTTTGAACTTCACCTCTGATCGGATCAAAGTTGAAAGAAATAGTTTCTCCTGGAGTAGAGGGATTGATGTCAGCAATATCATCAGTATCAGGATCTTCGTCTTTTGCTCCAATGCTGGCAGTAAGGAGCAGTTTATTAATATCAACCTCTTGAGTAACCGTAAAGTTAGGACTGATATCGTTGTCGTTGCCAAAGACCCGGCTGTTCTTCTTTTTTCCTTCGATGTTAGTTTCAATGTAAAAATCGGCGCGATCGAAGTTTGTGAACGGAACCTTTGTGTCATAGCGTTCGAGTGCTGTCAGGCGATCGATCGTCACACCCAGTTGGGCACGAGAGATCGCACTGCCATTTGCACTCAGCGTATAACTTCCACTGCCAGTTGACTTACTCACTAGCAAGGCATACTCACCCGTCGGCAAATTGTCAAACGTGATCCCTTCTGTGGCGGTTCCCGGATTGAGAGAAGTCTTGATTGTCTGCCCGCTACTGTTCAACAGAACCAAATTAGCATCAAGACCTTGCGGAATTAGAGCAATGCCACCTTTTGTGGGGCGATCGACCTGAAATTTGAAGAAATCCGCCGCATCACTGCCGAATAAATCACCCCGGACAAATGGGCTATTGCGAATGTTGCCTAGATTAGTTGCGGTAGCGAGCGTGTTGTTATTAGCTGTTTCAATTACCTGTGCCATTGTTAGATCTCCTTTGTGATTGTGTAAAAGAAAGATGGATAGTGTTTCACTTGAGCGAAATTTGGTCGCAAGAACCCTAGACAATGAATGTGAATTCATTACTGAGGTTAGAAAAATGTTTGAGTGCTGAGATGCAGTCGTCGAGATCAGACCTGCAATGTTTGAGTTCTAAGCTGCGATTGCTGGGATCAGAGGTTTAAATGTCAGGTTCAAACCTGCGATCATCGAGATCAAACCTGCAATCATCGCGTTCAAAGGTATAACTGTCGAGCTTAGACCTGCAATCATCGCGTTCAAAGGTATAATCATCGAGATCAAAGGTGCAACTGCCGAGCTTAGACCTGCAACTATCGAGATCAAACCTGCAATGTTCAGGCTTTCAGATGCAACTATTGCGGAATAGAAAGGCTGGAAAGAACTATCAAGTTAAGACTTCACTAATTTGAGTTGTTCTCATGAGTAGTAGCGGCGATCGAGCCATCCGCGAACTTCTGCTTCGGAATCAAAGAACACTCTGCGACCTGTAACTTGGTCATAGACCGTCCAGAAAGAACTGCCAGACTTGTCTCTTGATCGATAAATCTTTGGCTCATCAACCTTGAGCATTGATTCAAAGAAAAACTTTAAAGCTTGACTGAGTTTTAATACAAGCTTGGACATCTTTTGTTCGCTGTCCTGTGAAAAAATCGTAGACTCTAGGCTGACAAAGTTATTCTCTTGATTGTTCATGATGATTTCTCCTGAGTGTTGGATGGCGATCGCTCCTGCGGTCGTTCAAATTCTTGCTTTGCCTCAACGGCGATCGCAAATTGACTGAGATTAAAGACAAGCGATTCCTGACGAACACGAGGGTATCGTGCCGCGATCGCACAAATTTTGCACATAGTTTTAGCTTTTGCGAATAATGTAGTAGTCGTTCTGAAAATCGTGCGCTAGCTGCTTGATCTCGACTTGCTTGAAACCTGCTTCAGCCAACATTTGTAGCGCTTTTTCTTTTCCCCACATTGTTCCTAAACCCATGCCGCCATAGGCGAGAGAAACAGTCATGCAGTGCATACAGGAAATGGTGTACAGCAAGGAGCCGATCGGGTGATCTAGATTGCCATCTACATTCGTTGCGGCGTGGATATCTTGCATTAGATAAACGCCATCTGGACGCAGTGCCTGACAAATTTTTTGTAACACTACATCGGGCTTTGCCTGGTCGTGAATGGCATCGAAGGTCGTGATCCAATCGTAGCGATCGCGCTCTTCCAGCGTTGCGGCATCTTTAACTTCAAACTGGATATTCCCAAGTTTATGCAGTTGAGCTTCGGCGTTGGCAATGGCGATCGCCTCCCCTGAAAAGTCATAGCCTGTAAATCGACTGTTTGGAAAAGCGCCCGCCAGCTTGTTGATCGCTCGCCCGTAGCCGCAGCCCACGTCTAAAACATTAATGCCTTGCTGCAACGCTTCTGCCAGCCCAGGAATTAAGGGCAGCACATGATCAAATAAGGCAGATACAGTCGTTTGACCACTATCTTCCGCCATCACCGCATGAAAGCGTTTAAATTCGGAATATGGCACACCGCCACCCTTGTAGAAGCAGTCGATAATTTGCTCTTCCACCGTTCCCAACAACGGAATGAATTGAGCAAAGGCGGCAATATTGTCGGATGCCTTTGCTCTGGTCAAGAAGGCAGCGTGTTCAGCAGGCAAAGCGTAGGTTTTGGCGATCGCATCATAATCTATTAACCGACCAGTCACCATTGCACCCAGCCATTCCCGCACATAGCGTTCGTTGAGTCCAGCGGCATCAGCAATTTGTTGACTAGTGGAGGGCGGCAATTCTGCCATCGTGTCAAACAGTTCGGTGCGATGACCAATCGAAGTCATCAGGGCGATCGCGCCGCCGTTGAGGATATTCAGCATCCGTTCCGCGAATGCTTCGGCTTTAGTCGTGTCAAAAGTTTGGGTCGTCATGGCTGTCTCCTGGGCTAACGAGTGAGTGACTAATGCATTTCTGCATCTGAAACTAAGTTAGCGATCGCAGCGTTCCCAAAGCGTTCCCGAAGCGTTCCCGAAGCGTTCTGGCAGTGTTGAGTCCTAATCTGAAGCAGTCAACATTAGTCCGGAGAGGTGGGTTGGTTTGGACACCAGCCTTGGGTGCTAATCGTGCCATTGCAATCGGAGATAGGTTCCAAGATATCGATCGTCCAGATCCGCACAAACGGTAACCCAGCTTTACGAAACGATCGCCGGACTGTTTCGGCATCTGGTGCTTCAAATTCGCACACAACCGAGATGTGATCGCGTGCCATCATCGATCGAATCCACTTCACGTCATGGGCTTGATGGCAAGGAATACCAATTGCGATGTCGTGATTCCATTTGTCTTCAGTAATCGGTGGCTTAAAGGCTTTTTCAACCAGGACGCGAACCATGCGTTTCTCCCTCTTTAATCTTTCTGCATTGCATGATAACCCGATCAACAGCGGTTTGAGCGCGAGTACTGAGGGCATGGCGATCGGTGGGACGATGTGGTGCTTGGAACTGTGCAATCGCCCGGTCTAGTTCACCTGCTGCTAAAAAACTCTGAATCAAAACTGCCCAAGCCAAAGCAGTTTCGCTAGGCTGATTCATGATCTGAGCAGATTGTAAGGCGGCTTCGGCTCGAATTGCCGCCATCGCGAACCGTTCACTTACCAGATCCACTTCGGCAGCGCCAATTAGCACATAAGCAAGCATCCGCTTGGCATCTATCTGTTGTAAGGTAGCGATCGCTTGCTCCAAAGCGACTTCGGCTTCGGGCTGCTGAAGCTGATTGGGCTGCTGAAGCTGATAATTTGCTAAGGCAGTGAGTGCTACTGCCATCGCGCCTTCACTCCCCTCACCACTAATTTTGGTAGCAACGGTTGCCAGTTCTGTCGAGTAGGCGATCGCCCTGGCTGGATGACCCGTTTCTAGCTGCACCATTGCCAAGTAGCTCAGACAGGCGCATTCCCGCCAGTGATCCTGTTCGGCTTGTGCCATGTGCCACGCTTGTTCGAGCAGCAAATGTGCTTCAGTAAAATCTGCGGCATGGCGATGCACACAGCCCAGACCGCAGGCAATATCACAAATTTCTAGCTCAACCCTAGCCGCCAATGATTGAGCTTCTAGCAACAGCGCCTCCGCCCGATCCATGTCGCGCTCAATTTCAGCTAGACACCAGCCGCTATGAGCCAGCATTCGCGCCATCACAGCCGGACTCGCCGATCGCACTCGTTCTGCGGCTCTCAGGGCGTGCTGATGCACACTGGTCAAATTATTGTAGTCATAGCTCAGCGCAATCAAAGCTTCTAGGGCGATCGCTTCTTCATCTTTGAGATTAAGCGCGATCGCTTCGGCAATTAACTGGTGCAGCGTCGCTTCAATCTGCGGAACTTGTTCCTTAGTCACACCTGCTGAAATGTAGCACTTGAGCAGCCCGATCTGGAGACGCACCCGTGAAGAATTGTCTAGCTGCTGACTGTGATGCATTCCTTGCTGCGCCAGCTTTGATGCCTCTGCATAGGCAAATAATTTTAGGCAGCGCTCTGCGGCTAGTAGGGCAGTAGCAGCAGCCAATTCAGGATCTCCCCCTAGAGCGGCATGGTGGGCAATATCACCCGCCAAAGCGTGGTCGGGAGTGGTGCGTTGATTCAACTGATGCGCAATCTGTAGATGAATCAAACGACGACGTGGTTCTGAGAGTTGACGATAGACGACCTGCCGCACAATATCATGGGAAAAATCGTATCCCATTTCATTTCCAATTGATGTGCTTGGGCGAATGATGCTTCGTTGCTCAAGCTGTTCGATCGACAGTAACAACTGCGCCAGGGGATAGTCTGCAACCTGAGCTACCATCGTTGGTTTAAAGCTTCGTCCTAATGCAGCTGCCCATGGTAAAAGGTCATAAGCAGTATCGTTCAATTGTCGGAGACGATCGCCAATCAACGCTTCTAAAGTATCTGCCTGAACCGATTGATTTGGAGTTGAAGCCCGAGCAAGTTCCAGTGTAAACAACGGATTGCCGCCACTGTCGATGAACACTTGATCAACGACTTCTAATGACAGATCTAATGCGTTGCCACTGACACTGCGAATCAGTTCAGCCGTTTCTTCACGATTGAAGGCAGGCAATTCCAAAGTTTGCAGTCGTCGCTCTCGCCGGAGAGCTTGCACCACTCGTGAGACTTCCGCATTTGCCTCTAGCTCTCCAGTACGGGCGGTGCAAGCAAACTGCACGGGTAAGTGATTCAGCAAGCGAATCGCATAGTGTAGCAACGCAGACGAAGCCTCATCAATCCACTGAATATCATCAAGAATTACCACGAGCGGAGATTGATTTGCCCATTCTGCTAGCAGTTGCATGACTGCATCAAACAAATGGCTCCGGTCGGGCGGATCTATAATGGGTTGATCTATCTCCGGCAACAGGAAACCCAATTTTGGAGACAGGGTAACTGGCGGCAGTTCAAGCGATCGCAACGCATCAATCCAGATACCATAGGGTCGTACCATCTCTGCGGCAAATGCCCGTCCCCACAAGATGTGCCCCTGCATCCGTCCTGACTGCATTACTTCTCGCAGTTCCTCTAGCAATCGAGTTTTACCAATTCCAGGTTCGCCTAGCAGCAGCAGCACTTCGCTGGAAGCCGCAGAATCGATCGCACCCATCCACTGCCGAATTATTTCCCATTCCCGCTTACGTCCCACTAATGGTGATAGAGCAGGATGCAAAAGTGTTAATGGACGAAAATGTGTGGTAGTTTGAGCGGGTAATTCGTCTTCTGGCAACTCGTCTTCTCGTAGCAATTGTTCATATAGCTTCTGCGTTGTAGGGCTAGGATCAATGCCTAACTCTTCTCGCAGGATTATCATGCAGCGGTGGTAAAGCTGGAGAGCATTAGCTCGATCGCCGCTCAGGTTATGCAGCCGCATCAAAACACAGTAAGTGGATTCGTTGAGGCGGTCAAATTGCAAAAGCTGTTGCCCATAGCCCAGGGCAATCCGGTAGGCTCGCTGTTCTTCCAATAAATTGATGAGTTGCTCTAAGGCTCTGACTCGCATCTGCTGAAGTCGATCGCGCTCAGGGATAATCCATTCATCGTCGCAATCCGGCAACAAATCTCCTCGATACAGTTCTACGGCTTGCTCTAATGCAGCTTGTGCCAGGCTAGAATCTGTAGCTTGTGCTGCCTTGATCGCCTCCTCAAACTGAGCTACGTCGAGTGTAAACTGAGTCTTGGGCTGCCATTGTAGGGTTTTGGCATCCACTGATAGAATCTGTTCCGCGTTAGGTAGGGCACGGCGCAAATGGCTTAACTCTTTACGAAGATTGGTTCGAGCTTGAGGCTCTGTAGATTCTGACCAGAGATGAAAGGCGAGCCGTTGTCTAGGTTGAGGTGTGTGGCGGTTCAGCAGCAGATACGCCAGCAATGCCTGCGATCGCCCAGTCAGAGTTGCTGGCACTGGAGAACCGTCACAAATCAAGGAGAATTCCCCCAGCAATCTGGCTTGCAAAATAGGAGGCATAGCGTTCTGCTATTTCAAAGTTTAGATGAATAGTAGCATCTTACAAATCAGACACACTGGGTAATGTTGTGAACCTGAGGATACTGAAATTTTCCGCAGGTCTTAGGGAGTTGCAATTAAATAACGCCCCGAACTGCCCCCTAAATCCCCCATTCTGGGGTAGGGCTGATTCGTTAGTTGGAGAAAAAACTTAAATCCCGCATTGTTACGTTGCTCCTATTTTGATGGCTAACGAGATTATGGGATTCAAGCAGTTTTCTCTTCTTAGAGAATCGTCCCTACCATTCTGGGGGATTTCCGAACCTGTCAAAGTCCCCCAGAATGCGGGATTTAGGGGGCTGATAAGTCAATGCATCCCATTGGGGTTTTATTTTCACGCAACTCCCTTATCTCTTCAGAGTTAAGGGAGGTAGACCAACATAGGTCTAGTGAAAAACACCGTTTCTGGCTTGAATCGCCTCCTGATTCTCAACAACTGATCTCAAGCGATCGCTCGCCAGTAAAACCGTATCCGGCAAGAGTGGTCAAAATGAAGCGATGTTGGGGGCAGTCTGCATTGCCGCATTTGTAGCGTTGTTTGTCAGCATCCGTGCTGCCGTGTTTGTCAGCATCCGTGCTGGGGTAGACGGGACAGAAAATCGGTTTAACAACCCTAAGGTTAGGGACGGCAAGAGAGATGAGCAACTCCCTCGTTTGCCCTGCCACAATTCCCCGTGTCTAGAACACGACCTTAATGCTCTGACAGGGTAGTGGCAGCGATCGCCAAAAGATCGGTTGAGTTCTTTCTACAGAGCGATGCAGCCAAGTTGAAATGGGTCTAACCTTTGTCTACATATGCAAAAACCACTAATCTAAGGAAGTGTAGTTATGGCTGATTTATCTAACATCCGAGTTGCAGTTCTGGTATCAGACGGTTTTGAAGAAGCAGAACTTACAGAGCCTGTACGCGCTTTAAAAGAGTCAGGAGCAACTGTTAAAATTTTGTCACCTACAATGAAGCCCATTCAAGGGTTTCGCCACCATGAAAAAGGGGCATTAATTCAACCAGACGGCACGCTTGACGGTATTAGCGCAGATGCTTACGATGCAGTCCTGCTACCTGGAGGTGCCCTTAATGCAGACAACCTCAGAGTGAATGAGGATGTAAAAAGGTTTCTAAAAGAATTTCAAACTTCTGACAAACCGATCGCTGCTATTTGTCATGCTCAATGGGAGCTAATTTCTGCTGGCATTGTTGAGGGGAGAAATCTGACCAGCTATCACTCTATTCAAGACGACATTGTTAATGCTGGAGGAAACTGGCTTGATCAAGAAGTCGTGATTGATAAAAACTGGGTTACTAGTCGTCAGCCCCAAGATATTCCAGCCTTTAACCACGAAATGCTTACCTTATTTTCGCAATACGTTCCCGCGATCGCTGGAGGGGGTTTAGCTTAAGCTTTTATTGATGAAAGAATGAATCTAAATCAAAGCCCCCTTTCTTCAAGAAAAGGGGCTTTGATTTTCATACTACAATTCAGCAACGCTAAAGTCTTTCTGGCTATCAGGTTGCCGACGTGTTTGGCGTTTAAATAAAATCTCCATCATCTGCTGCCAGCGATCTAACCGATAAGCACGATGCTTGTTTTTTCCTGAGCCGCTCCAATGTAGTTTTACTTTCACACTCATTTGACTAAGTTAGGACTTACGCAGAAGAAATCCCTGACTCCTTAAGAGGATGTCTGAGAAGTATCAAGGATTCTTGCACTCGCCCCCCAATCCCCCATTCTGGGGGACTTCCGCACCAGTCCTCCTTCAAAGTCCCCCAGAATGGGGGATTTAGGGGGCGGCTCGGATAGCAATTTAGACTTCTCAGACATTCTCTAAAGAGGGACTTTTGAGATGCTCTTCCTAAGAAGAAGGGTCAGGTAGGCTCTCAATATGCTTACACAGCCTCAGCAGTAGATCAGTCTCTAAGTCAGCCCAGATGGGACGATCGCCTGACTCAATTTTGGCACTCAGGCTTTGGTGCACCTTCAGCATTCTAGCTAGCTTGGCTTGTGTCCACCGTCTCTCGTGGACAAATTCAAATTGAAAGTTTTTTGTAGAGCAGCAGTTGTGTGAGACGGTAGTGAGAGATGTTTTTAGGGGTTTCTCATGTCTGAAATTGTAATTGAGCAGCAACAGTACAAAACCTATCTGTTATCAGATGATGAGGCTCAAATCGCCGTTGTGCCCGAACGGGGCGGCATTGTTACCCATTGGCAGGTAGAGGGCGAAGAATTATTTTACTTAGATAGCGATCGCTTTAAAGATCCTGCCCTGACTGTGCGAGGTGGCATACCCCTCTTATTTCCTATCTGTGGCAACCTCGCAGGAGACACCTACAGCCTCAACGAGCAGCCGTATAAGCTTCCTCCCCATGGCTTCGCTCGCAATCTTCCTTGGCAGGTGACAGATCAAGCGACTGATACCGGAGCTAGCCTCACTGTTAGCCTCAAGAGCAATGAA includes:
- a CDS encoding type 1 glutamine amidotransferase, whose translation is MADLSNIRVAVLVSDGFEEAELTEPVRALKESGATVKILSPTMKPIQGFRHHEKGALIQPDGTLDGISADAYDAVLLPGGALNADNLRVNEDVKRFLKEFQTSDKPIAAICHAQWELISAGIVEGRNLTSYHSIQDDIVNAGGNWLDQEVVIDKNWVTSRQPQDIPAFNHEMLTLFSQYVPAIAGGGLA